A window of the Hordeum vulgare subsp. vulgare chromosome 5H, MorexV3_pseudomolecules_assembly, whole genome shotgun sequence genome harbors these coding sequences:
- the LOC123398215 gene encoding uncharacterized protein LOC123398215, whose protein sequence is MPNAIPAFFRASPGAASGSGAGAGPSLATSVYETRLGLAALSWSRAAFGLSLRAVLRVGALASSSSASDYGCYDDGPELDEEATIAVRVRPWLFWRRRGSKRFHVHDRRIDLAWDLTRARFASPGSPEPSSGYFVAVVVDGEMAVVAGDMTEEAYRKTKAQRPTGPGHVLVSRREHVSMRDGGHGRGHKTCVKVRGKEREISLDLVSRGHGKDREMDKDKDKAEVGLSVSVDGERVLHIRRLRWKFRGSEKVDLGGGDRVQVSWDLHNWLFSAREPALTDAASVLAAASPPAHAVFVFRFELGDAGGEERDSAEAKEKELLDKARRGGAGVLSGYLGRWGRGDWSETSSNGENRRKRGQARRLAKASSSSSASVASSSASWASSSTVMDWASPEEAELHRGDGFSLLVYAWKS, encoded by the coding sequence ATGCCAAACGCGATCCCGGCCTTCTTCCGCGCCTCGCCGGGCGCGGCGTCGGGCTCCGGCGCGGGGGCGGGGCCCAGCCTCGCCACCTCCGTCTACGAGACCCGCCTCGGCCTGGCGGCGCTCTCCTGGTCGCGCGCCGCGTTCGGGCTCAGCCTCCGCGCCGTGCTCCGCGTCGGGGCGCTcgcgtcctcctcctcggcctccGACTACGGCTGCTACGACGACGGCCCGGAGTTGGACGAGGAGGCCACCATCGCCGTGCGCGTCCGGCCCTGGCTCTTCTGGCGGCGCCGGGGGTCCAAGCGGTTCCACGTGCACGACCGCCGGATCGACCTGGCGTGGGACCTCACGCGCGCGCGCTTCGCCTCCCCCGGCTCGCCCGAGCCGTCCTCCGGCTACTTCGTCGCCGTCGTGGTCGACGGCGAGATGGCGGTCGTGGCCGGGGACATGACGGAGGAGGCGTACCGGAAGACCAAGGCCCAGCGGCCGACGGGCCCCGGCCACGTCCTCGTCTCCCGGCGCGAGCACGTCTCCATGCGCGACGGAGGGCATGGCCGCGGGCACAAGACCTGCGTCAAAGTCCGCGGCAAGGAGCGGGAGATCTCGCTGGATCTCGTCTCGCGCGGGCACGGCAAGGATAGGGAAATGGACAAGGACAAGGACAAGGCCGAGGTCGGCCTGTCGGTTTCCGTGGACGGCGAGCGCGTGCTCCACATCCGCCGCCTGCGCTGGAAGTTCCGCGGCAGCGAGAAGGTCGACCTCGGCGGCGGCGACCGGGTCCAGGTCTCCTGGGACCTGCACAACTGGCTCTTCTCCGCGCGCGAGCCGGCCCTCACAGACGCCGCATCCGTCCTCGCCGCGGCGTCCCCGCCTGCGCACGCCGTGTTCGTCTTCCGATTCGAGCTGGGCGACGCCGGCGGCGAAGAGCGCGACTCCGCGGAGGCCAAGGAGAAAGAGCTGCTTGACAAGGCCAGGAGAGGCGGCGCCGGCGTCTTGTCAGGGTATCTCGGGAGATGGGGCAGAGGGGACTGGAGCGAGACCAGCAGCAATGGGGAGAACCGGAGGAAGAGGGGGCAGGCGCGGAGGCTGGCCAAGGCAAGCTCATCGTCGTCAGCATCCGTTGCATCATCCTCAGCTTCATGGGCGAGCAGCTCGACGGTCATGGACTGGGCCAGCCCCGAGGAGGCCGAGCTGCACCGCGGCGATGGCTTCTCGCTCCTTGTCTACGCCTGGAAGAGCTAG